In the genome of Brienomyrus brachyistius isolate T26 chromosome 17, BBRACH_0.4, whole genome shotgun sequence, one region contains:
- the unc119a gene encoding protein unc-119 homolog A: MSYSCASREVGRNSQGESESSSKKAGNNKDSSDKRPRHSPATAKPQLEMKVKRGCDSSEPGVPATTEEELLRKPLITPEDVLGLQKITKSYLCSPEENIHNIDFTRFKIRDMATSTVLFEITKPHNTERTREKKPSDPNAGRFVRYQFTPAFLRLQQVGATVEFTVGDTPINNFRMIERHYFREQLLKSFDFEFGFCIPNSKNTCEHIYEFPALSEEIIQEMILHPYETQSDSFYFVDSKLVMHNKADYSYSGGP; encoded by the exons ATGAGCTATTCTTGTGCCAGTAGAGAGGTCGGTCGCAATAGCCAGGGCGAATCTGAAAGCAGCTCAAAGAAAGCCGGTAATAATAAGGACAGTAGTGATAAGAGACCCCGCCACAGCCCCGCGACCGCCAAGCCGCAGCTGGAAATGAAAGTCAAGAGAGGGTGCGACTCATCAGAGCCGGGGGTGCCGGCGACCACGGAGGAGGAGTTGCTCCGGAAGCCCCTGATCACCCCAGAAGACGTACTCGGGCTGCAAAAAATCACCAAAA GTTACCTGTGTTCTCCGGAGGAGAACATTCATAACATCGACTTCACGAGGTTTAAGATCCGTGACATGGCGACCAGCACCGTGCTCTTTGAGATTACCAAACCCCACAACACTG AGAGGACGAGGGAGAAAAAGCCTTCTGACCCCAACGCCGGACGCTTTGTGCGGTACCAGTTCACCCCCGCATTCCTGAGGTTGCAGCAGGTCGGGGCCAC GGTCGAGTTCACCGTGGGCGATACTCCCATTAACAACTTCCGCATGATCGAGAGGCATTACTTCCGCGAGCAGCTCCTCAAGTCTTTCGACTTCGAGTTCGGCTTTTGCATCCCCAACAGCAAGAACACCTGCGAGCACATCTACGAGTTCCCAGCCCTCTCGGAGGAGATCA TCCAGGAAATGATCCTTCATCCCTATGAGACGCAGTCGGATAGCTTCTACTTTGTGGACAGCAAGCTTGTGATGCACAACAAGGCAGACTACTCTTACAGTGGGGGGCCCTAG
- the foxn1 gene encoding forkhead box protein N1, protein MSNDPPETTFSPRAEKSPHSPQPGLLQTSSCVQTEAHEKHGLEDRPLALSQADNAIFRPDMVATERFRRHSSDGATGIQELVPGEPRRFHPYRRQYSDPPGFQQPLDLYQGMEVHEILPVTQPQHHQPNSPGSWSPSMGSVLQASRAVGEEGEFMDAPEESSCYPSQINTVSLPPLEQVPVDFYSQAAPLRGSQYNFQRVAPAVSQNTLLHTLYPKPIYSYSILIFMALRNSKTGSLPVSEIYSFMTENFPYFKTAPDGWKNSVRHNLSLNKCFEKVENKSGGASRKGCLWALNPTKVEKMQEELHKWRRKDPHTVRRSMARPEELERLLGERPQKWKLSEVHSYGQTLLPRGVSPCFPTLQQRLSGHVLRHSQQGSAFPPAQQSQSPWPHDDQHLHHRPPEHSAFPYYPPSRPCMLETHLPYSTALQANSGTPQSMQELLLEGETSNDVDALNPSLTDLQLHGHLWEELKDDSLASDSLLVMASSPPHVSSCMHFAGSEAGEPEAVSDLPTQENGSPSSVHISGLYSATFTNLDCCVPGTPPPAVMGRSPGGSDYSPGSSGTYRRQNSSRPSPAPITITQ, encoded by the exons ATGTCCAATGACCCCCCTGAAACCACCTTTTCCCCCAGGGCAGAAAAGAGCCCCCACTCACCCCAGCCTGGTCTTCTGCAAACATCTTCCTGTGTGCAGACTGAGGCG CACGAGAAGCACGGCCTTGAGGATAGGCCTTTGGCTTTGAGCCAGGCAGACAATGCCATCTTCAGGCCAGACATGGTGGCTACGGAGAGATTCCGCCGGCACAGCAGTGATGGGGCCACGGGCATCCAAGAGCTGGTGCCAGGGGAgccccggcgtttccacccttACCGTCGCCAGTACAGCGACCCCCCAGGCTTCCAGCAGCCCCTGGACCTCTACCAGGGCATGGAGGTCCATGAGATTCTCCCTGTCACACAGCCCCAGCACCACCAGCCCAACAGCCCAGGATCCTGGTCTCCATCCATGGGATCTGTTCTGCAGGCGTCTAGGGCCGTG GGAGAGGAAGGCGAATTTATGGATGCTCCAGAGGAGTCTTCATGCTACCCCTCCCAGATAAACACCGTCTCCCTACCCCCCCTGGAACAG GTCCCAGTGGATTTTTACTCCCAGGCAGCACCATTGAGAGGCTCCCAGTATAACTTCCAGCGCGTTGCCCCTGCCGTATCCCAGAACACCCTGCTGCACACTCTCTACCCCAAACCCATCTACTCCTACAG CATCCTTATCTTCATGGCACTGAGGAACAGCAAGACTGGGAGCCTCCCAGTGAGTGAGATCTACAGCTTCATGACAGAGAACTTCCCCTATTTCAAG acGGCCCCTGATGGCTGGAAGAACTCAGTCCGTCACAATCTGTCCCTCAACAAGTGCTTCGAGAAGGTGGAGAACAAGAGCGGCGGTGCATCCCGCAAGGGCTGCCTGTGGGCCTTGAACCCGACCAAGGTGGAGAAGATGCAGGAGGAGCTGCACAAGTGGAGGCGCAAGGACCCACACACCGTGCGCAGGAGCATGGCGCGGCCCG AGGAGTTGGAGCGCCTCCTAGGGGAGAGACCGCAGAAGTGGAAACTCTCTGAAGTGCACAGTTATGGTCAGACTCTGCTCCCAAGGGGAGTGTCACCCTGCTTCCCCACCCTACAGCAGAGGTTGTCAGGCCACGTCTTACGACATTCCCAACAGGGCTCTGCCTTTCCTCCAGCCCAGCAGAGCCAGTCCCCATGGCCGCATGATGACCAGCATCTGCATCATCGTCCCCCTGAGCACAGTGCCTTCCCATACTACCCCCCAAGCCGGCCTTGTATGCTGGAAACTCACCTTCCCTACAGCACCGCCCTACAGGCAAATAGTGGAACCCCCCAAAGCATGCAGGAACTGCTGCTGGAGGGGGAGACGAGCAATGATGTCGATGCGCTGAACCCCAGCCTCACCGACCTCCAGCTGCATG GTCACCTTTGGGAGGAACTAAAGGATGACAGCCTGGCGTCCGACTCGCTGCTGGTCATGGCCAGTTCGCCACCCCAtgtgagcagctgcatgcacttCGCAGGCTCCGAAGCAGGAGAGCCTGAGGCTGTGAGTGACCTCCCCACACAGGAGAACGGCAGCCCGTCCAGCGTGCACATCTCGGGACTCTACTCTGCCACCTTCACAAACCTGGACTGCTGCGTACCAGGAACCCCTCCTCCAGCAGTCATGGGACGAAGCCCCGGGGGGTCCGATTACTCCCCAGGCAGCAGCGGGACTTACAGGAGGCAAAACTCATCACGTCCATCACCAGCACCCATCACCATCACACAATAG